One window of Pseudomonas sp. ML2-2023-3 genomic DNA carries:
- a CDS encoding YdcF family protein: MPIRYFLKQLLLPPGILLLLLVLAWWLRRSRPRLAGVLFALGVGGFWLMSLPVMVEWGARVLESEPPLAQSEWSRLAQRADAIVVLGSGRERGDPAWGSDQPTGIGLERQRYAARLAKASGLPVLTTGGLHYGTPPSEAQLMADSLRDDFGVSVRWKEEQSRTTWENAKMTADILLPLGIKRVVVVTHGWHMPRSVWSFEKAGFEVVPAPVGFLSADNARPLGGWMPEYKSFWQSGLLINEAVGQMSYPLFYR; this comes from the coding sequence ATGCCTATTCGATATTTTTTAAAACAACTTCTATTACCTCCTGGAATTCTTTTACTCCTCTTGGTGCTTGCCTGGTGGTTGCGTCGTTCGCGCCCGCGTTTGGCGGGTGTCCTGTTCGCCTTGGGGGTGGGCGGTTTTTGGCTGATGAGTTTGCCCGTGATGGTGGAATGGGGCGCGCGGGTGCTCGAGAGCGAGCCGCCGTTGGCCCAAAGCGAGTGGTCCAGGCTTGCGCAGCGGGCGGATGCAATCGTGGTGCTGGGCTCGGGCCGTGAGCGGGGAGACCCGGCATGGGGCAGCGATCAACCGACGGGAATAGGCCTGGAACGCCAGCGATATGCGGCCCGGCTGGCCAAGGCTTCAGGTTTGCCGGTACTGACCACGGGAGGTTTGCACTACGGCACGCCCCCCAGCGAGGCGCAGTTGATGGCGGACTCGTTGCGTGATGACTTTGGTGTGAGCGTGCGCTGGAAAGAAGAACAAAGCCGTACCACGTGGGAAAACGCCAAAATGACTGCAGACATTCTGCTGCCGCTGGGTATCAAACGCGTGGTAGTAGTCACCCACGGCTGGCACATGCCGCGTTCGGTGTGGAGCTTTGAAAAGGCCGGCTTTGAGGTTGTACCCGCTCCCGTTGGATTCTTGAGTGCTGACAACGCTCGGCCGCTGGGTGGCTGGATGCCCGAATACAAATCGTTCTGGCAGTCCGGGCTGTTGATCAATGAAGCGGTCGGGCAGATGTCCTATCCGCTTTTTTACCGGTAA